The genomic DNA TTGGGTGTTGCCGTGCATGGGATCGCATTGCCAGACAGGGATGTGGCCGGAAGCTTGGACCGCGGCGATATGTGCGGGGAGGTGCGAGGAGATCTTTGAGGCGCCGTAGCGGGAGATCAGGGTGACTTTGCCGATTTCGCGGGTTGGGTTGACGGTGTCGAGGAGCTTGACGAGGTCTTCAGGGGAGATGCTGGGGCCGATTTTCAAGCCGATTGGGTTGGCGATGCCGCGGAAGAACTCGACGTGTGCGCCGTCAAGCTGGCGTGTGCGGTCGCCGATCCAGATGAAGTGGGCGGATGTTGCGTAGTGGCTGCTGTCGCtgggggatgaggaggaggggtTACGCTGGAGGCGGGTTAGGCTTTGTTCGTATTCGAGGAGCAGGCCCTCGTGGCTTGTGAAGACTTCGACGGTCTCGACGCCGCGGTCTGTGTCGATGCCGACTGTGTGCATGAAGCGGAGGGCATCTTTAACGCGGGTGACGATACGTTCGTATTTTTCCTTAATGGAGGGGGTGATAACATGGCCTAGACCCCAGTCTAGCGGGGAGTGCAGGTCCGCGATGCCAGAGGAGAGCGAGGCGCGGAGGTAATTGAGCGTTGCTGAGGAGTGGAAGTAGGCTGAGACCAAACGGGAGGGGTCTGGGGTTCTGGCTTCCGGGGTGGCAGCGAAGCCGTTGATGTTGTCACCGCGGAAGGAGGGCATTTCGATGCCGTTGATAGTTTCCATTGGGCTTGAGCGGGGTCTACACTATTAGTCTCTGAGGATTATGATTGAGCTTCAGGACTCACTTAGCGAATTGTCCAGCAATACGTCCAATACGGACGACCGGCTTGTTCGCACCTTTGACCGTCAGCAACTGCAATCAGGAACAATAATAGATAAAGCAGCTCACCCCAAATCAAAATCAAACTCATCTGCAGCAAAAGCTTCACCTTGGCCTCGATCATATCCTGGTTACAGTAGTCAAATAGCTCGGCACAGTCACCCCCCTGCAACACAAACGCCTTTCCCAGAGCCACATTCTTCAAATGCTTTTTGAGATTGTGAATCTCCTGTGTAGTCACCAGCGGAGGCAATTTCTGCAGCTTGTCGAGGGCAGACTGCACGCCGTCCGAGTCGCTGTAGACGACATCTTGCTTGATGGGTTTGGATTTCCAGGCTGATACATTAGCTGAGTTGCAATGACAATATGAAATGAGCACTTACAGCCAGGAGTCCAATTGTCCATGGTGGGTGGGTTAGAAAGTATGATGATACTCAAAATAATAGCTAGCTGGACAGTCTTATATGATGGTGTCTCGGTCGTACAACCAAAAGTACAAAGCTGACCTGGAGTGACAGAAAGCAGCAACGACTGCGAGAAATAAGCAAAATAAAAGCCCGAATGCCAATTGAGAAAATCTCGCACAAAGAGAAGCGACAGTTAAATATACAAAGAAAGCCAGTCCAATTCACAAGACACCTGACTCACGCGCTATACCCCTTCCGGTCAAGTCCCTCTGTTATCGGTTATCAGTGACTTcattccttccttctccaAAGTAAATCCACCAATTTATTCTTTCAAGCTGAAAACTATCGCTGTTCCTGAACTTTATACATACCATGGCTGAACCAGCTGACGACCAGCTCCAGAACCTCCCCGCAAACCCCGAAGACCGTAAGGCTGCCGTCGCCCTGTCCTCGCTCAATGATGACCTCGGCAGCCGAGGGTCCTCCGCGGACCAGGAAGCGCTCGGGAAGGCGATGGGTCGGTTGGAGATTGCGGCGGGTCAGGGTGGGAATAATAATGCCGGTGCTAGTGCGGGGCAGATGAAGCAGAAGCCCGAAGTAAAGAAGGTGGTTAAGTTTAAGGCGGAGGACGTCAATCTGTTGGTATGTGCTTCTGCCTGTGTTTTGTCTATGGGAAGCTAATGGCTAGGCAGGTGAGGGAATTGGATCTGAGCAAGACTAAAGCGACGGAGCTATTGAAGGCGAATGACGGGGATGCAAAGAAGGCTATACAGGCTTTTATTGCAACTGTCTAAGACACTGCTGTTACGATCATGACTTACGTTAATGAACATGACACACACTCATCAGATCACCTTCCAATCCCTCTTCCTTCGTATATCgtccacaacaacaaccacccgGCCATCGCTTCCAGCGCCAAAAACCACCACACTCCTCCGATGAAATTATACTGCAgtcccaatcccaatccccAACCACCTACAAATGGTCCCAGCGTGCGTGCTCCGCTCGACACACTCTGTGCGACCCCGTGGATCGTACCCAGAACAGCAGGGTTCGTGACGCAGTTGTTGACAAGAATGATACCAGCTGGCAGCGCGAATGTCCGAGAGATAACCTGTAGTGCCGCGACGAAGGTGAACGCAGGCCAGACGAGGGCCGGATGACGCGGGATGAGCACAAGAAAGGGCGCCAATGCGTATGCAATCGCAGAAAAAGGTAGAAAGGTGCGGAAGGATGATAATGTGCCCATTTTGGCTTGCATACCGGGATAAACGAAGATCTGGAGCGGGAGACCGATGACCCCGATGATAGCCGTTGCCAGACCCACCCGTGGAGACGGGAGACCCAGCCCACCGCCGAAGAAGATACCGTGCCAACTCCCTTCTGGGGCGCGGGGAGTGGGTAGGAACGTAAAGGTCATGGAGTTGAAGGCGCTGGTGTGGAAGGCGACCAGGAAGTTGCTTAGCAGCGTTAAAAGGACGTTCCGAGTCCAGGTTTGGCGGAATGTCGGGCGTTTGTATTGTGGTCGGATTGGGGGAGTTGGAGTCGGAGCAGACTCGTTCTCGTCACCGTCATCGTACAAGGAATTGTCTTCTGGCTGGTCGGTTAGAGGTCGATAGTATCGAGGGATGCGGTTTCTCGAGACGGATCTGGCGAGTCTCCGGCCCAAGTTCCGGCCCCAGTCATCGCGATACCGCGCAATCACATGTGTCTAGTCGATCTGTTAGCATTGTCTGAGTGCAACAGTTCCATGCACATACCTCATCCAGTCCCAAAAACACAGCCACCATTGAGCAAAAGATAAATATCCCACTCAGCACATTCGGCAACGCATACGGCCACTGCTGCATCCACCAAACTCCATCCTTGCCCCCAAGCACCGACCCAGGTCCAAATAGACCAGGATAACTACCCGCCGGATCAGCAAGCATACCCCCGAACACCGGACCAATGATAACTCCAATGTTGAAGCACATGGGCAGCAATAGGAACGCCCGAGCTTGAAACTTTTTCTCCTCGATCATCTCGGCAATCATGGTCCTCATCACCCCGATGTTACTATTCAGCATGCCACCCAGCGTTCTAAACACCGCCGCCGTCACAAAGGATCTGGAAAACCCAAATCCAAGACACGATATCGACGTCCCCAGCAGTCCAATAAGCAACACCTTCTTCCGTCCCACGGCATCTGCATCCGCCAATCTCCCCCAAAAAACGGAAGAAACGAACTGCGCCGCCGTAAAACAAGCCTGTAGCATACCCGCCTGCGCAGAAATCGTCGAATCAGGCAGCGAGGGATCAAAAGACTTGAGCTGGTAAAACATATACGCTTGAAGGGACGTCTGCGTGAGAGGTTCCGATAGACGTGCAAAGGTCAAAATGGCGAGTTGGGACTTTTTGGGCAGCGACATCCAGGTCGCTTGTTTTTCGGCTTCGTTTCCATTAGATCGTACGGGGTCATCgatatcatcgtcatcgtcgttcATCGTAGGCTCTGGGATCGGAGCGACATATTGGAAACTTCTCGAGTCGGTGTCGTCGGTCACCGTGTCGTCGTCTCGGTCGCGGTAGGATTGTGTTTGTGATTGTGTCTCTGCATGGCCGGCATGCTCGCGGGATTGACTCGAACCCATTAACAATCGTGATAGAGATGAATCTCTGTTTCTGTGAATTTCACCCAGACACACCAGGCAGGGAAAAAAGAGGATAAAGCATTTTCAGCGTTGAATCGCCATTTGGCGGCCATCGTGCGCGATTCGATTGTGACTTGGCCGGTGGAGTTCGTTCAGCCGCTCCGATTCGGCTCGGATTACCGAATGGGAAAAGGTTGCGGATCCtggcacgtgacccgctgggttACTAGTAAGGGAAAAATCCCTTATATAAAGAAAGGAATAAAAGGTCCGCTTTAAGATGTTAATCTTGGAGTtgcggcttagtcagggtcgaaagtaaCTACGTATCAAGCGTATATATtcgaggtctctgatttCTGCAAATAAAGCTATCtagtgtgacggcctggtcacgttggttgattatcacgtgaggtgtggttgtttgctttattgctttgttgataaatatggcgttacctcctttcttccttcctcatgttgattattctcgtcgatagctacctaggtagaacccatgagttggacgttccatcatcctagtagagcgccgtgacataataatcaacatcctccttttataccttagggagagaaataccaaaggcttctcccttcaagggattcgctggtgccgcagttcgggagctggccaggctataacagtgtctccattcaagtttccatcctcaagttcatcctcaagtcaagtcaagcgctgcttcagttaagtttctagagctcaggactgaaacttctgttgttggcatattcaagttcaactttcaagaagtccagtggttgcgactatgctggcaccccttcaagttctcaagacttaagtttttcaagattcaagctcacgatccctttcttaaagatcatggacccctttcaagaactccgaaacgaattttcttctacgatccgcgccctccagaatgaaatcgaatccgtcaaaaatgaacccaaaccacttcaacgaccaaagccatgcctccctgatcccgagaaattcaatggccaatctttgaagtttgatacctggcttgcttcgatgaaggctaagcttaggattgatgctccagctattggtgatgcagtggctcagttctactatgtctatctgaatctggaaagcaaagtccaagctctagttcttccccagttatcttatgcagaagacaccaacacctgggattacaacaccatccttgatcaactatctctggtttatgacaaccccaacaaggttcaagaagctgaagattatctactagtcctaaagcaggatagtggtgaatctgtggcagcctacatcgccaagtttgagaggattctttatgaggcaaagggcaaagattggcctgatgtcaccaagatttcagcgttcaggaaaggcctcaatcctactctccgaggacgtctcaaccagcagttgaatcttccaaaatcatacactgatttccttcgtgtggttcaacaattgggaagtcattctttcagctcaaattccaccaatgtttcccactctcaatcacaccaatctggctctcacaccaagtctgatcctatggacctcagcgtcatcaatatcaactccctgtcagcagcgtccacctccctagatgaaaggaacagacgacgacaacaaggatcctgtgtgagatgtggctcctctgatcattgggtgaaggattgttccatgaaggcacacaaggaatccaataaaatatggaaccagcagatgattgcaaggttagaggcaaaccgtcttgatgaccttaatgatctcgatgattgatttttggagatgtttggacatgttcatgtgtttttctttttcaagtgtctcatgtattgttgccttctcatgttttcttacctgtgggttgaccatgacattgaggacaatgcctattgaagccggggggtaatgtgacggcctggtcacgttggttgattatcacgtgaggtgtggttgtttgctttattgctttgttgataaatatggcgttacctcctttcttccttcctcatgttgattattctcgtcgatagctac from Aspergillus chevalieri M1 DNA, chromosome 1, nearly complete sequence includes the following:
- a CDS encoding putative MFS multidrug transporter (COG:G;~EggNog:ENOG410QE1F;~InterPro:IPR020846,IPR011701,IPR036259;~PFAM:PF07690;~TransMembrane:8 (i156-174o180-202i214-237o267-289i365-385o420-442i454-472o553-572i);~go_function: GO:0022857 - transmembrane transporter activity [Evidence IEA];~go_process: GO:0055085 - transmembrane transport [Evidence IEA]), translating into MGSSQSREHAGHAETQSQTQSYRDRDDDTVTDDTDSRSFQYVAPIPEPTMNDDDDDIDDPVRSNGNEAEKQATWMSLPKKSQLAILTFARLSEPLTQTSLQAYMFYQLKSFDPSLPDSTISAQAGMLQACFTAAQFVSSVFWGRLADADAVGRKKVLLIGLLGTSISCLGFGFSRSFVTAAVFRTLGGMLNSNIGVMRTMIAEMIEEKKFQARAFLLLPMCFNIGVIIGPVFGGMLADPAGSYPGLFGPGSVLGGKDGVWWMQQWPYALPNVLSGIFIFCSMVAVFLGLDETHVIARYRDDWGRNLGRRLARSVSRNRIPRYYRPLTDQPEDNSLYDDGDENESAPTPTPPIRPQYKRPTFRQTWTRNVLLTLLSNFLVAFHTSAFNSMTFTFLPTPRAPEGSWHGIFFGGGLGLPSPRVGLATAIIGVIGLPLQIFVYPGMQAKMGTLSSFRTFLPFSAIAYALAPFLVLIPRHPALVWPAFTFVAALQVISRTFALPAGIILVNNCVTNPAVLGTIHGVAQSVSSGARTLGPFVGGWGLGLGLQYNFIGGVWWFLALEAMAGWLLLWTIYEGRGIGR
- the ARO8_1 gene encoding 3-deoxy-7-phosphoheptulonate synthase class II (COG:E;~EggNog:ENOG410PIHP;~InterPro:IPR002480;~PFAM:PF01474;~go_function: GO:0003849 - 3-deoxy-7-phosphoheptulonate synthase activity [Evidence IEA];~go_process: GO:0009073 - aromatic amino acid family biosynthetic process [Evidence IEA]), giving the protein MDNWTPGSWKSKPIKQDVVYSDSDGVQSALDKLQKLPPLVTTQEIHNLKKHLKNVALGKAFVLQGGDCAELFDYCNQDMIEAKVKLLLQMSLILIWGANKPVVRIGRIAGQFAKPRSSPMETINGIEMPSFRGDNINGFAATPEARTPDPSRLVSAYFHSSATLNYLRASLSSGIADLHSPLDWGLGHVITPSIKEKYERIVTRVKDALRFMHTVGIDTDRGVETVEVFTSHEGLLLEYEQSLTRLQRNPSSSSPSDSSHYATSAHFIWIGDRTRQLDGAHVEFFRGIANPIGLKIGPSISPEDLVKLLDTVNPTREIGKVTLISRYGASKISSHLPAHIAAVQASGHIPVWQCDPMHGNTQSTPLGIKTRHFSDILSELRQALEIHRAAGSFLGGMHLELTGEAVTECVGGAGGLTEEGLGERYTTFCDPRLNEKQALELAFLVAGFYREWDEEKEEGVNSI
- a CDS encoding huntingtin-interacting protein K (COG:S;~EggNog:ENOG410PR49;~InterPro:IPR044034,IPR038922;~PFAM:PF19026), which gives rise to MAEPADDQLQNLPANPEDRKAAVALSSLNDDLGSRGSSADQEALGKAMGRLEIAAGQGGNNNAGASAGQMKQKPEVKKVVKFKAEDVNLLVRELDLSKTKATELLKANDGDAKKAIQAFIATV
- a CDS encoding uncharacterized protein (COG:S;~EggNog:ENOG410PTJJ;~InterPro:IPR032567,IPR005162,IPR036875;~PFAM:PF03732;~go_function: GO:0003676 - nucleic acid binding [Evidence IEA];~go_function: GO:0008270 - zinc ion binding [Evidence IEA]) is translated as MDPFQELRNEFSSTIRALQNEIESVKNEPKPLQRPKPCLPDPEKFNGQSLKFDTWLASMKAKLRIDAPAIGDAVAQFYYVYLNLESKVQALVLPQLSYAEDTNTWDYNTILDQLSLVYDNPNKVQEAEDYLLVLKQDSGESVAAYIAKFERILYEAKGKDWPDVTKISAFRKGLNPTLRGRLNQQLNLPKSYTDFLRVVQQLGSHSFSSNSTNVSHSQSHQSGSHTKSDPMDLSVININSLSAASTSLDERNRRRQQGSCVRCGSSDHWVKDCSMKAHKESNKIWNQQMIARLEANRLDDLNDLDD